In Gossypium hirsutum isolate 1008001.06 chromosome A10, Gossypium_hirsutum_v2.1, whole genome shotgun sequence, the DNA window gataaatttgttaaattatgatcaaattgatagaatgtataaattttataggttaaatttgttaaataaaaaataaattgatagaatatgtaaaatttgagagaaaaatttattattatacaaataaaaattatataaaaatttattattatacaaataaaaattatatgcaattgcaaaaaaaaaattaatattatgattaattgtccttagttcCTTACTTTagagatgaattaattttttaatatcaaaattaagagggattagatagatttttttttaccaaGATTATCCTTTAAACAAAATTATTAGGCAAGGCTGGTAATTTCCGAACTTTCTTCCTAACGTTAGGCTAAATAATATTGTTAAGTGCATGTCATCACATTAAACTATGCAAAATTAAAGAGAAACAAATAGGTTTTTTAGTCATGTGATTAGCTTTTTAGTATAATTTTTTAGTcatacaaaatttaaatatatttttattaattaaaaattcaaatcagACATAAATTATTTTGTGAGtctttcttataattttttatattaaatttataatacatCGGTATCGGCAAAAGAAttacataataaaaattaatcgatGTTTTGACTATATctgtaaaattaattatttatcattttttagatTTAAGTATCATTATGATTAATTTTGTATTGagttattatataaaaatataaaaacatcttcataaaaatatagtttaacggaatatattttaataatttcaattacaAATCTCttcttgataaattttttattgacttattatataaaaagataaaaacacattcataaaaatataacttaatttagTATATCAgaagatattttaataattttaaaattaaattgatgcCCGGTTAATCTGTAATATCAATTGAATGAAATacttaaaataagtataaattatttatacttatttttaCCTATTAGTGGAGTCGTCCACGAGCCGGGCTCAGACAAAATTGTAGGGCTTATTGATAGGTCTGACTcgaaaaataggtttaaaattttgtcaaaaCTTGACACAAATTATATATGCTAAACTCGGGCTCGGCTCGACCTGACCCATATTAAAGTCTATAGTATTGATACAATAGGGAATGTATCAATACTTGCTACAAGATATCGATACTTTAGGGAAGGTATCGATACTCAagtaaattttctttaatttttaaaatattgaacttTAAAATGATATGAATACTAGGTAAAATATCAATACTTTGTTAAGTATGTTAATATTTTCGGGTCAAATTAGGCCGAGCCAAATCCGAATTAAAAAACTCTTATGTAAAGCTCAACCCTTTCAAAACATAGACCTCATTTTTTATCTATacctatttttcaaaattatatttttacctaaacctatCTTTCGAACAGACCACGGAGAACTACATATAAGCATGCTTGAACTGCAACCGAACTAAGGCTAGATCATGGTTACGAAACcctttttaaaaagtaaaaggtAGCTGAACCGGGTAGCTGGTCCAACCGACCAATATAAAGATTCAAGCACATGACCTACGTAGAGAATCATCGTTCTGTTACAACCTCGAAAGTTCCTCTCCGTTCTCTCCCATAAAACGAAACCCTAACTCGAATTCAGAGCCACCAAACTCACCTTAACAATGGCTCATCATGGCGGCTCCGACCCAGAATCCGAACCAAACACCCGACTTTACAATCCATACCAAGACCTTAACCTCCAGGTTCCTATCAACAACCTTTACAGGCTCCCTACCTCCCCGGAGTTCCTCTTCGCTGAGGAATCCCTCCACCAGCGCCGTTCCTGGGGCGAAAACCTAACGTTTTATACCGGTTCCGCTTATTTAGGCGGCTCTGTATCGGGCGCAGCCGTCGGGCTCTTCTCCGCTCTCAGGAATTTCGAGCAAGGCGATACtttgaaactcaaaatcaatcgGATCTTGAATAGTTCGGGTCACACGGGTCGATCATGGGGGAACAGGATCGGTGTGGTGGGCTTGATTTATGCGGGGATGGAGAGCGGGGTCGTGGCTGTAACTGACCGTGATGATGTATGGAGTAGCGTGGCGGCGGGTCTTGCGACCGGAGCTCTTTGTCGGGCCGCGAGAGGGGTAAGGTCTGCTGCGGTTGCTGGTGCGCTTGGTGGGTTGGC includes these proteins:
- the LOC107920665 gene encoding mitochondrial import inner membrane translocase subunit TIM23-2, which translates into the protein MAHHGGSDPESEPNTRLYNPYQDLNLQVPINNLYRLPTSPEFLFAEESLHQRRSWGENLTFYTGSAYLGGSVSGAAVGLFSALRNFEQGDTLKLKINRILNSSGHTGRSWGNRIGVVGLIYAGMESGVVAVTDRDDVWSSVAAGLATGALCRAARGVRSAAVAGALGGLAAGTVVAGKQVLKRYVPI